Proteins co-encoded in one Seriola aureovittata isolate HTS-2021-v1 ecotype China chromosome 1, ASM2101889v1, whole genome shotgun sequence genomic window:
- the rplp2l gene encoding ribosomal protein, large P2, like produces MRYVAAYLLSALGGNENPEAKDIKKILESVGIEADDTRLDKVIAELKGKNVNEVITTGYSKLASMPAGGAVAAVASSAAAGSGGAAAPAAAEEKKEEKKEESEESDDDMGFGLFD; encoded by the exons ATGCGTTACGTTGCTGCTTACCTGCTTTCTGCCCTGGGTGGCAATGAAAACCCTGAGGCCAAGGACATCAAGAAGATCCTGGAGAGTGTTGGCATTGAGGCCGACGACACACGCCTGGACAAG GTCATTGCTGAGCTCAAGGGCAAGAATGTGAATGAGGTGATCACCACAG GTTACAGTAAGCTGGCCAGCATGCCAGCAGGCGGTGCCGTTGCAGCCGTTGCCAGCTCTGCGGCTGCTGGCTCAGGCGGAGCTGCAGCCCCTGCTGCAG ctgaggagaagaaggaagagaagaaagaagagtcTGAGGAGTCCGATGACGACATGGGATTCGGCCTGTTCGACTAA
- the lin7c gene encoding protein lin-7 homolog C, whose amino-acid sequence MASLGEPVRLERDINRAIELLDKLQRTGEVPPQKLQALQRVLQSEFCNAVREVYEHVYETVDINSSPEVRANATAKATVAAFAASEGHSHPRVVELPKTEEGLGFNIMGGKEQNSPIYISRIIPGGIADRHGGLKRGDQLLSVNGVSVEGEHHEKAVELLKAAQGTVKLVVRYTPKVLEEMESRFEKMRSAKRRQQNNYPQ is encoded by the exons ATGGCATCGCTTGGGGAGCCTGTGCGGTTGGAAAGAG ATATTAACCGGGCTATTGAGCTGCTTGATAAGCTCCAGAGGACGGGGGAAGTGCCTCCCCAGAAGCTGCAGGCGCTGCAGAGGGTCTTACAGAGTGAATTCTGTAATGCTGTCAGAGAA GTGTATGAACATGTGTATGAAACAGTGGACATCAACAGCAGTCCTGAGGTCAGGGCCAACGCCACAGCTAAG GCCACTGTGGCAGCTTTTGCAGCAAGTGAGGGACATTCACATCCACGTGTTGTGGAACTGCCCAAGACAGAAGAAGGCTTGGGTTTCAACATAATGGGTGGAAAGGAACAAAACTCACCTATTTACATCTCACGGATAATCCCAGGAGGCATCGCTGACCGTCACGGAGGCCTGAAGAGAGGCGACCAGCTTCTCTCTGTTAATGGAGTG AGTGTTGAAGGTGAGCACCATGAGAAAGCTGTGGAACTCCTCAAAGCAGCTCAGGGCACAGTGAAGCTAGTAGTAAGGTACACCCCTAAAGTCCTTGAGGAAATGGAGTCACGCTTTGAGAAAATGAGGTCAGCGAAGCGCCGGCAACAGAATAACTATCCCCAGTAG
- the bdnf gene encoding brain-derived neurotrophic factor isoform X1, with protein MFHQVRRVMTILFLTMVISYFSCMRAAPLRDAPGMRGHRTEGYLGAAATAARGHGTPQSGGGPGQRGELPSLTDTFEQVIEELLEVEGEAAQLGQGADKSQGGGGPSSVVTTETKDVDLYDSRVMISNQVPLEPPLLFLLEEYKNYLDAANMSMRVRRHSDPSRRGELSVCDSISQWVTAVDKKTAIDMSGQTVTVMEKVPVPNGQLKQYFYETKCNPMGYTKEGCRGIDKRHYNSQCRTTQSYVRALTMDSKKKIGWRFIRIDTSCVCTLTIKRGR; from the exons ATG TTCCACCAGGTTAGAAGAGTGATGACCATCCTGTTCCTTACTATGGTTATTTCATACTTCAGTTGCATGAGAGCTGCGCCCCTGAGAGACGCCCCGGGCATGCGGGGCCATCGGACGGAAGGCTACTTGGGCGCTGCTGCGACGGCCGCACGAGGCCATGGGACTCCACAGAGTGGTGGTGGGCCAGGCCAGCGCGGGGAACTGCCCTCACTCACAGACACGTTTGAGCAGGTGatagaggagctgctggaggtggagggagaggcGGCACAGCTGGGACAGGGGGCTGATAAGAGCCAGGGAGGTGGGGGCCCGTCCTCTGTGGTCACCACGGAGACCAAGGATGTCGACCTGTACGACTCGCGGGTGATGATCAGCAACCAAGTGCCTTTGGAGCCGCCCTTGCTCTTTCTTCTGGAGGAATACAAAAACTATCTGGATGCCGCTAATATGTCCATGAGGGTGCGGCGACACTCCGATCCCTCGCGGCGTGgagagctcagtgtgtgtgacagtattAGCCAGTGGGTGACAGCTGTGGATAAAAAGACGGCAATAGACATGTCTGGGCAGACAGTTACCGTCATGGAAAAGGTCCCTGTCCCCAATGGCCAACTGAAGCAATACTTTTATGAGACCAAATGCAACCCCATGGGGTACACAAAGGAAGGCTGCAGAGGAATAGACAAGCGGCATTATAATTCCCAATGCAGGACAACCCAGTCCTACGTGCGAGCGCTTACCATGGATAGCAAAAAGAAGATTGGCTGGCGGTTTATAAGGATAGACACTTCATGTGTATGCACATTGACCATTAAAAGAGGGAGatag
- the bdnf gene encoding brain-derived neurotrophic factor isoform X2 translates to MTILFLTMVISYFSCMRAAPLRDAPGMRGHRTEGYLGAAATAARGHGTPQSGGGPGQRGELPSLTDTFEQVIEELLEVEGEAAQLGQGADKSQGGGGPSSVVTTETKDVDLYDSRVMISNQVPLEPPLLFLLEEYKNYLDAANMSMRVRRHSDPSRRGELSVCDSISQWVTAVDKKTAIDMSGQTVTVMEKVPVPNGQLKQYFYETKCNPMGYTKEGCRGIDKRHYNSQCRTTQSYVRALTMDSKKKIGWRFIRIDTSCVCTLTIKRGR, encoded by the coding sequence ATGACCATCCTGTTCCTTACTATGGTTATTTCATACTTCAGTTGCATGAGAGCTGCGCCCCTGAGAGACGCCCCGGGCATGCGGGGCCATCGGACGGAAGGCTACTTGGGCGCTGCTGCGACGGCCGCACGAGGCCATGGGACTCCACAGAGTGGTGGTGGGCCAGGCCAGCGCGGGGAACTGCCCTCACTCACAGACACGTTTGAGCAGGTGatagaggagctgctggaggtggagggagaggcGGCACAGCTGGGACAGGGGGCTGATAAGAGCCAGGGAGGTGGGGGCCCGTCCTCTGTGGTCACCACGGAGACCAAGGATGTCGACCTGTACGACTCGCGGGTGATGATCAGCAACCAAGTGCCTTTGGAGCCGCCCTTGCTCTTTCTTCTGGAGGAATACAAAAACTATCTGGATGCCGCTAATATGTCCATGAGGGTGCGGCGACACTCCGATCCCTCGCGGCGTGgagagctcagtgtgtgtgacagtattAGCCAGTGGGTGACAGCTGTGGATAAAAAGACGGCAATAGACATGTCTGGGCAGACAGTTACCGTCATGGAAAAGGTCCCTGTCCCCAATGGCCAACTGAAGCAATACTTTTATGAGACCAAATGCAACCCCATGGGGTACACAAAGGAAGGCTGCAGAGGAATAGACAAGCGGCATTATAATTCCCAATGCAGGACAACCCAGTCCTACGTGCGAGCGCTTACCATGGATAGCAAAAAGAAGATTGGCTGGCGGTTTATAAGGATAGACACTTCATGTGTATGCACATTGACCATTAAAAGAGGGAGatag